One window from the genome of Cyclobacterium amurskyense encodes:
- a CDS encoding VCBS repeat-containing protein, with amino-acid sequence MKNSPSLIATSCLIVFLLGLISCQESARFTALPISHTGIEFENTLLEDEFFNILTYEYFYNGAGVAAADFDNDGLDDLVFTSNMGNCEIYANKGEFVFENKTPGSGIVTEGKWATGIAIVDINQDGLRDIYICFSGPYGAIKRKNALYINVGDFKFIEKAADYGLADNGFSTQAAFFDYDRDGDLDMYLMNNMTDETGPNIIRPKRINGEMLNTDKLYQNNGDGTFSDVSKASGITLEGYGLGLAIADFNEDNWPDIMVSNDYLSNDILYLNQKDGTFLNVAGKVFQHTSYSAMGNDVADFNNDGKIDLIEVDMLPPTNYRQKLMFGKTGHDRFTSEIKSGYEPQFMRNTLQMNRGINDVALPQFSEISFLAGVYATDWSWAPLWADWDNDGWKDLFITNGYPRDITNRDFVDYRSNFHQLNSNEIFEELKELEGAYLGNFMFQNNQDLTFKDVSIDWGFDKPGYSSGMVFSDLNNDGQLDLVINNTYSKALVYKNNGQRNTKNQYLKIRLRGDQGNLQALGTKIKLYANGQVQYYEHYLTRGYQSSITETIHFGLGDKPQIDSLLIQWPDGQVNQLYNIPSKQVITIEKKEIEKKPSNFRPFEVVKDLTETLPTFNHHKKFYADFNLQPLLPHKHSQLGPGIAVADINADQRDDFFIGGAFGQSGVIFSQLQDSGFKTISLPDDNSNFEDMGALFFDADSDGDLDLYVVSGGNEFEAGSAHYQDRLYFNDGQGKYEKAQAALPNISSSGSCVTGADFDKDGDIDLFVGGRLTPNSYPLPGTSQLLQNENGNFTEVVDQLAPGLKNIGMVTAALWTDYNADNWPDLILVGEWMEITLFENQLGKLVLKEGLPGIDASSGWWNSIAAADINQDGLTDYIVGNLGLNSRYKTSVESPLKIHWGDFDKNGNLESIISFVENGKRFPIHPREDLFQQIPQLKKKFPDFHSYGKAELSSLLGKDFLEKTKNSLTVNTFSTALLLNRGNKGFERIELPNMAQISPVFGIEAGDFDADGLMEIFLAGNFHQVEVITGSYDASFGLLMEVEGDEKIRVKKQLIGLGGDVRAVASVFLNANKSLFHIASKNNQPAQWVNLHGKKVMGTPLPEVPGAKKAMLYFKNGRLRAKEFYLGSAYLSQNTNHIYPEPNLIKVIYYDKDGTLIKEHHL; translated from the coding sequence ATGAAAAACAGCCCCTCTCTTATTGCAACCTCTTGCCTGATAGTATTTCTATTGGGGTTAATTTCATGTCAAGAAAGTGCCCGTTTTACAGCTTTACCAATTTCTCATACCGGCATTGAATTTGAAAACACACTATTAGAGGACGAATTTTTCAATATACTTACCTATGAATATTTTTATAACGGAGCAGGTGTGGCTGCTGCAGATTTTGACAATGATGGCCTAGATGATCTTGTATTCACCTCAAATATGGGGAATTGTGAAATTTATGCCAATAAAGGTGAATTTGTGTTTGAAAATAAAACACCAGGTTCAGGGATAGTTACTGAGGGAAAATGGGCCACTGGAATAGCCATTGTTGATATCAATCAAGATGGCCTAAGGGACATTTACATCTGTTTTTCAGGACCCTATGGAGCGATAAAAAGAAAGAACGCATTGTACATCAATGTTGGGGATTTTAAGTTTATTGAAAAAGCAGCAGACTATGGCCTGGCAGACAATGGGTTTAGCACCCAAGCTGCCTTTTTTGATTATGACAGGGATGGAGACCTAGACATGTACCTGATGAATAACATGACTGATGAAACAGGGCCAAATATTATTCGTCCCAAGAGGATTAATGGTGAAATGCTAAACACCGACAAGCTTTACCAAAACAATGGAGACGGAACTTTCAGTGATGTCTCAAAAGCAAGTGGCATTACCTTGGAGGGATATGGATTAGGTTTGGCTATTGCTGATTTCAATGAAGACAATTGGCCGGATATAATGGTTAGCAACGATTACCTCTCCAATGACATTTTGTACCTGAACCAAAAAGACGGTACTTTTTTAAATGTGGCAGGAAAGGTATTTCAACACACCAGTTATTCAGCAATGGGCAATGATGTAGCTGATTTTAACAATGACGGGAAAATAGACCTTATAGAAGTGGACATGCTCCCGCCTACAAATTACCGTCAAAAATTGATGTTTGGCAAAACAGGACATGACCGGTTTACTTCTGAAATTAAAAGTGGCTATGAACCCCAGTTTATGCGCAATACTCTTCAAATGAACAGAGGAATTAATGACGTAGCTTTACCTCAGTTTTCTGAAATCAGCTTTTTGGCAGGAGTTTATGCTACAGACTGGAGCTGGGCACCCTTATGGGCTGATTGGGACAATGATGGTTGGAAAGATTTATTTATTACCAATGGCTACCCACGTGATATCACCAATAGAGACTTCGTTGATTACAGGTCAAATTTTCATCAATTAAACAGCAATGAAATTTTTGAAGAGCTAAAAGAATTGGAAGGCGCCTATCTTGGGAATTTCATGTTTCAAAATAACCAAGACCTTACATTTAAAGATGTATCAATAGATTGGGGCTTCGACAAACCTGGCTATTCCAGCGGCATGGTATTTTCCGACCTAAACAATGATGGCCAATTGGACCTTGTCATCAACAATACCTACAGCAAGGCTTTGGTTTATAAAAACAATGGTCAACGCAACACCAAAAACCAGTATTTAAAAATCCGACTGCGAGGAGACCAAGGGAACTTACAAGCCTTAGGAACAAAAATAAAACTTTATGCCAATGGCCAGGTTCAATATTATGAACATTATCTAACAAGGGGCTACCAATCTTCTATTACCGAAACCATACATTTTGGACTTGGAGACAAGCCACAAATTGATTCACTACTGATCCAATGGCCGGATGGACAAGTGAATCAATTGTACAATATTCCTAGTAAGCAGGTCATCACCATCGAAAAAAAGGAAATAGAAAAGAAACCTTCCAATTTTCGTCCATTTGAAGTAGTAAAAGACCTGACAGAAACACTACCCACTTTTAATCATCACAAAAAATTTTATGCTGATTTCAATCTACAACCCTTATTGCCTCACAAACATTCACAACTAGGACCAGGCATAGCAGTTGCGGACATTAATGCGGATCAGAGGGATGATTTTTTTATCGGTGGCGCTTTTGGACAATCAGGAGTGATATTTTCCCAACTGCAGGATTCGGGATTTAAAACAATCTCTCTTCCAGATGACAATAGCAATTTTGAGGACATGGGCGCTTTGTTTTTTGATGCAGACTCAGATGGGGACCTAGACCTGTATGTAGTTTCTGGTGGAAATGAATTTGAAGCTGGATCAGCACATTATCAGGATCGATTGTATTTTAACGATGGACAGGGTAAATATGAAAAAGCTCAGGCTGCCTTGCCGAATATTTCGTCAAGTGGCTCCTGTGTTACGGGAGCTGATTTTGATAAAGATGGCGATATAGACCTCTTCGTCGGTGGTAGATTGACACCCAATTCCTACCCATTACCAGGGACATCTCAATTGCTCCAAAACGAGAATGGTAATTTTACAGAAGTAGTTGATCAGCTAGCTCCTGGTTTGAAGAATATAGGCATGGTAACAGCAGCACTATGGACTGATTACAATGCGGACAATTGGCCAGATTTGATCTTAGTAGGTGAATGGATGGAAATCACTCTTTTTGAAAATCAATTGGGCAAACTGGTTTTGAAAGAAGGGCTACCAGGAATAGATGCAAGTTCGGGCTGGTGGAACAGTATTGCGGCAGCAGACATAAATCAGGATGGATTGACCGATTATATTGTAGGGAACCTCGGCTTAAATAGCAGGTATAAAACCAGTGTAGAAAGCCCTCTTAAGATCCATTGGGGTGATTTTGACAAGAATGGCAACTTGGAATCAATCATTTCCTTTGTTGAAAATGGGAAAAGATTTCCTATCCACCCACGAGAAGACCTGTTCCAGCAAATCCCCCAATTAAAAAAGAAATTTCCCGACTTCCACAGTTATGGAAAAGCTGAACTGTCCTCTCTCCTAGGAAAGGATTTCTTGGAAAAAACTAAAAACTCATTGACTGTTAATACCTTTTCTACAGCCCTCCTTTTAAATAGAGGAAACAAAGGTTTTGAAAGGATCGAATTGCCAAATATGGCCCAAATTTCACCTGTATTTGGCATTGAAGCAGGTGATTTTGATGCTGATGGGTTGATGGAAATATTTTTGGCTGGCAATTTTCATCAAGTTGAGGTGATTACTGGGTCCTATGATGCCTCCTTCGGTTTATTAATGGAAGTTGAAGGGGATGAGAAAATAAGGGTAAAAAAGCAATTAATTGGGCTGGGTGGAGATGTGAGGGCGGTAGCATCTGTTTTTCTAAATGCTAATAAGAGCCTATTTCATATTGCCAGTAAAAACAACCAACCTGCTCAATGGGTCAATTTACATGGAAAAAAAGTAATGGGGACTCCCTTGCCCGAGGTACCAGGAGCTAAAAAAGCCATGCTTTACTTTAAAAATGGTCGATTAAGGGCAAAGGAATTTTATTTAGGGTCGGCATATTTAAGCCAAAATACAAACCATATTTACCCTGAACCAAACCTTATAAAGGTTATCTATTATGATAAAGATGGTACCCTAATAAAAGAGCACCATCTTTAA
- a CDS encoding cysteine hydrolase family protein — MEVKIDMRPLFYLIFICLPTLILSCQSAQKEEQKSNAVSEVKTVSINLRKKVKSESEANSWETVEYTESWDPKRTAIIVTDMWDRHWCESATQRVAELAPVMNKTLNNAREMGVTIIHAPSGTMDFYIDAPQRKAAMQIPSHKAPEGFPIDDWCYLDKNKEAALPIDDSDGGCDRPCADGEPCEAMTAWSRQTADISIEDKDFITDQGQEVYNIMVENNIDHIVVMGVHLNMCVLGRPFAIRQLANLDKNVVLMRDMTDTMYNPEMPPYVDHFEGTRLVIDHVEKYWAPTMVSTDFTGDTAFAFNEK; from the coding sequence TTGGAAGTAAAAATTGATATGAGGCCATTGTTCTACTTAATATTCATTTGTTTACCAACTTTAATTTTAAGTTGCCAATCTGCTCAGAAAGAGGAGCAAAAATCCAATGCTGTAAGTGAGGTTAAGACGGTATCAATTAACCTAAGAAAAAAAGTAAAGTCAGAGAGCGAAGCTAATAGCTGGGAAACGGTTGAATATACTGAATCCTGGGACCCTAAAAGGACGGCAATCATTGTGACCGATATGTGGGATAGGCATTGGTGTGAAAGTGCTACCCAAAGAGTGGCCGAATTGGCTCCGGTCATGAATAAAACTTTGAATAATGCCAGAGAAATGGGAGTGACCATTATCCATGCCCCAAGTGGAACAATGGATTTTTATATTGACGCACCGCAAAGGAAGGCAGCAATGCAAATTCCAAGTCATAAGGCTCCAGAAGGGTTTCCAATCGATGATTGGTGTTACCTTGACAAAAATAAAGAAGCTGCTCTACCCATAGACGACAGTGATGGGGGCTGTGATAGGCCTTGTGCCGATGGGGAGCCATGCGAAGCGATGACTGCTTGGTCCAGACAAACAGCTGATATTAGCATTGAAGACAAAGATTTTATCACTGACCAAGGACAAGAAGTTTATAATATTATGGTTGAAAACAATATAGATCATATAGTGGTAATGGGGGTGCATTTGAATATGTGTGTCCTGGGAAGACCTTTTGCCATCCGTCAGTTGGCCAATCTTGATAAAAATGTGGTGCTGATGCGGGACATGACAGATACCATGTACAATCCGGAAATGCCTCCTTATGTAGACCATTTTGAGGGAACTCGTTTGGTAATAGACCATGTAGAAAAATACTGGGCCCCTACAATGGTAAGTACCGATTTCACTGGTGATACTGCCTTTGCCTTTAATGAGAAATAG
- a CDS encoding PQQ-dependent sugar dehydrogenase, with product MKYSNLLLATFLSSCLLSGCSSPTETASDDPYFIGDEDKGGLILGTGFQSYVIAEDLGRARHLAVRENGDIYVNLREANDQGGIAALRDTDGDGRADEIEYFSDFGGTGMAFYDGNLYASNDSTVFRYSFIGDNLLPENAEAPDTIVSGLPVQTSHAAKSFTFDDKGYLYVNIGAPSNACQEQDRTKGSPAMDPCPLLERHGGVWRFDASKIGQTQMEDGYRYSTGIRNAVALQFNPLDGHVYAVQHGRDMLNGLFPDMYTTEESVEQPAEEMFRLSDGADFGWPYCYFDGAQNKRLTAPEYGGDKQSSDRCEGTVAPIATFEAHMAPNDLLFYTGDQFPESYKGTALIAFHGSWNRAPLGQKGYFVAMQPFENGDPSGEYQILADGFAGVDKIEAPSDAKHRPTGLALAPDGTVIISDSVTGKIWRVFYKEDNTMASK from the coding sequence ATGAAATATTCAAATTTACTATTGGCTACTTTCCTTAGTAGTTGTCTGCTTTCGGGATGTAGCAGCCCTACAGAAACTGCTTCAGATGATCCTTACTTTATAGGAGATGAAGATAAAGGTGGATTGATTCTGGGTACTGGATTTCAGTCTTATGTTATTGCCGAGGATCTGGGAAGAGCCAGGCATTTGGCAGTTAGGGAAAATGGAGATATCTATGTTAACCTTCGGGAAGCAAATGACCAAGGCGGAATTGCCGCCTTAAGAGATACGGACGGGGATGGTAGGGCGGATGAAATCGAGTATTTCAGTGATTTTGGAGGTACTGGTATGGCCTTCTATGATGGAAACCTTTACGCTTCCAATGACAGCACCGTATTTAGGTATTCATTTATTGGAGACAATTTATTGCCTGAAAATGCAGAGGCTCCAGACACCATAGTTTCTGGTTTACCTGTACAAACATCCCATGCAGCCAAATCCTTCACTTTTGATGACAAAGGTTACCTCTATGTGAATATAGGTGCACCGTCCAATGCCTGTCAGGAGCAAGATAGAACAAAAGGCTCACCAGCAATGGATCCATGTCCATTATTAGAAAGACATGGTGGGGTTTGGCGTTTTGATGCGTCAAAAATAGGCCAAACCCAAATGGAAGACGGCTATAGGTATTCTACAGGAATAAGAAACGCTGTTGCATTACAGTTCAACCCCCTTGATGGACATGTGTATGCAGTGCAACATGGTCGTGACATGCTGAATGGTTTGTTTCCTGACATGTATACAACTGAAGAAAGCGTTGAACAACCTGCAGAAGAGATGTTCAGGTTAAGTGATGGGGCCGATTTTGGCTGGCCTTATTGTTATTTTGATGGAGCGCAAAATAAGCGTTTGACGGCACCAGAATATGGAGGGGACAAGCAAAGTTCGGATAGATGTGAAGGGACTGTAGCCCCGATTGCAACTTTCGAGGCCCATATGGCACCTAATGATCTATTGTTTTATACCGGAGATCAATTTCCGGAAAGTTATAAAGGAACGGCCCTTATTGCTTTTCATGGCTCCTGGAACAGGGCTCCTCTGGGACAAAAAGGGTACTTCGTGGCCATGCAACCTTTCGAGAATGGTGATCCTTCAGGAGAATACCAAATTCTGGCGGATGGCTTTGCCGGTGTAGATAAAATTGAAGCGCCAAGTGATGCGAAGCACAGGCCTACAGGTCTTGCTCTTGCCCCTGATGGAACGGTGATCATCTCTGATTCTGTGACAGGGAAAATCTGGCGTGTATTTTACAAAGAAGACAATACCATGGCTTCAAAATAG
- a CDS encoding sulfatase family protein, translated as MIKFSIFLLVLFGCSTKVFGQKENSKPNFVVIFTDDQTYRAIGYNNSEVLTPNLDNLAKKGLIFNKAFTSTPVCAASRASVFTGLYPQTNGTVALDRNSFINNIVNENKYNTMAEFLQDEGYTTYFSGKSHLGNPQDYGFRFGYESNSFDDEIAFKEVSNFIEKEDFGEQPFFIWLAPRQPHVPLKPAKQWLELYPLENISIEKNFLTTPEQESVFNQGLPGEHYYRDSDYTNNYKNLPAGPPRSTEVISEFTKAYYATITHLDFQIGYFINQLKDSGHMENTVFFFLSDNGYLLGNHGLGNKLTMHEESVRIPMFIYWDQLKIDVHESEALVSSTDLLPTILNIAGLPIPEYFHGKSILPILKDPSVSINDFIASESVGVGGKVGTGHRMIRSPEWKYIITDINDELLFNLSDDPYELNNLIDNDAYESILVKLKGYYQEWKDLVGDEKLIP; from the coding sequence ATGATAAAATTCTCCATCTTCCTACTTGTTTTATTTGGCTGTTCAACCAAAGTTTTTGGGCAAAAAGAAAACAGCAAACCCAATTTTGTTGTCATTTTCACCGATGATCAAACCTACAGGGCCATAGGATACAATAATTCGGAAGTGTTGACACCAAACCTGGATAACTTAGCAAAGAAAGGATTAATTTTCAATAAAGCCTTTACTTCGACACCTGTTTGTGCGGCAAGTAGGGCTAGCGTTTTTACTGGATTATACCCACAGACCAATGGAACAGTAGCATTGGATAGAAATTCTTTTATTAATAACATAGTGAATGAAAATAAATACAACACTATGGCAGAATTCTTACAAGATGAAGGCTATACCACGTATTTTAGTGGCAAATCGCATTTAGGAAATCCGCAGGATTATGGCTTTAGATTCGGATACGAGTCCAACAGTTTTGATGATGAAATAGCCTTTAAGGAGGTGTCAAACTTTATTGAAAAGGAGGATTTTGGCGAGCAACCCTTCTTTATCTGGTTAGCTCCAAGACAACCTCACGTCCCATTGAAACCAGCGAAGCAATGGTTAGAACTTTATCCATTGGAAAATATCTCAATTGAAAAGAATTTCCTTACCACCCCGGAGCAAGAGAGCGTATTTAACCAAGGCTTACCTGGTGAGCATTATTACAGGGATTCAGATTACACAAATAACTATAAAAATTTACCGGCTGGACCTCCACGGTCAACAGAGGTTATTTCAGAATTTACAAAAGCATATTATGCGACCATTACCCATCTTGATTTTCAAATTGGATATTTTATTAATCAGTTAAAGGATAGTGGACATATGGAAAATACAGTGTTCTTTTTTCTTTCAGACAATGGCTATTTACTAGGAAATCATGGCTTGGGAAATAAATTGACTATGCATGAAGAGTCCGTACGGATACCCATGTTTATCTATTGGGACCAACTCAAAATAGATGTGCATGAATCTGAAGCATTAGTATCCAGTACAGATCTACTTCCTACTATTCTAAATATAGCTGGGTTACCTATTCCAGAATATTTCCATGGAAAATCCATTTTGCCTATTCTAAAGGATCCCTCAGTCAGCATAAATGATTTTATAGCCAGTGAAAGCGTAGGAGTTGGTGGTAAGGTTGGAACAGGTCACCGAATGATAAGATCACCAGAATGGAAATATATTATCACCGACATTAACGATGAATTATTATTCAATTTATCCGATGATCCCTATGAATTGAATAACCTAATAGACAATGATGCATATGAATCAATCTTGGTGAAATTGAAGGGGTATTATCAAGAATGGAAGGATTTGGTGGGAGATGAAAAACTGATTCCTTAA
- a CDS encoding sugar phosphate isomerase/epimerase family protein, producing the protein MTIKNYAPLWGNTLPFELFCANVKEAGYDGVEMDLPLENKQRDNLLAILKDHDLELIGQYFQSFETKPKALLDAYERYLNHLLAAEPVLINCQTGKDYFDFEDNLPLFQLADRLSKESGIPITHETHRGKCLYSAPVAKKYFENLPDLRICLDISHWCNVHESLLEDQKEVVDLAISRTDHIHSRVGHAEGPQVNDPRAPEWEEALSAHLNWWDKVVQLHKANNRDLTINTEFGPFPYMPTLPFSEMPIANQWDINVYMMNLLKDRYNI; encoded by the coding sequence ATGACTATAAAAAATTATGCCCCACTTTGGGGAAATACCCTACCTTTTGAGCTGTTTTGTGCAAATGTCAAAGAAGCAGGATACGATGGGGTGGAAATGGATCTTCCCTTGGAGAATAAGCAAAGGGACAATTTGCTGGCTATTCTAAAAGATCATGACCTGGAGTTAATCGGCCAGTACTTTCAATCTTTTGAGACCAAGCCAAAAGCCCTTTTAGATGCTTATGAAAGGTATCTCAATCATTTATTAGCAGCGGAACCAGTTCTAATCAACTGTCAAACAGGAAAGGATTATTTTGATTTTGAGGACAATTTGCCACTTTTCCAATTGGCCGATAGGCTTTCAAAAGAATCAGGTATTCCCATTACCCATGAAACACATCGTGGAAAGTGCTTGTATTCTGCCCCTGTTGCCAAAAAGTATTTTGAAAACTTGCCTGACTTACGCATTTGCTTGGATATTTCCCATTGGTGCAATGTACATGAGTCCTTACTTGAGGACCAGAAAGAGGTGGTGGACCTGGCCATTTCAAGAACCGACCATATCCACAGCAGGGTAGGGCATGCAGAAGGCCCACAGGTGAATGATCCACGCGCTCCCGAATGGGAAGAGGCCTTGTCCGCTCACCTCAATTGGTGGGATAAGGTTGTGCAATTGCATAAGGCCAATAACAGGGATTTAACCATCAATACAGAGTTTGGCCCTTTTCCCTATATGCCAACACTTCCTTTTTCCGAAATGCCCATTGCCAATCAATGGGATATCAATGTTTATATGATGAATTTACTTAAGGACAGGTACAATATATAA
- a CDS encoding DUF6797 domain-containing protein, with protein MKHTDTVATYFFKRPKTRNFFGTLSIILLMLSACGEAEKENLITSVNFEEQSFAPFVEPSFPYITTSFDGRELGAGFPKNNISGRVLAIKLGNDAYACFDTDMLRWSVAWTGEFMPMVTMAQVSYADFHNKGNQIPTIGGDPKLATGTYPGWSIGQPSIKDPRKPSPHPESPAWGAIPAEIGRYGGIYPIEDKVILSYTVGNTLVYELPGSLVHEGLPVFSRRFAMAASDKKTFLMAAEITDISNVELVDNQILVYHGEKVTAMGLANGSEGVTLSVEDNRYLVVEVAEHATTVDFELMLWNGAASEKDKFAGVLANELSTLPDFENGTTPYWEEEVLTKGQVSPDTAAFVTDRLTLPVPNPWKRNVRMVDVSFLSDSEAVMVTFEGDVWKIAGINEDLDRLVWTRVASGLYEPQSIEVVNGEIYVYGKDGITRLHDLNGDGVADFYENFSNIMAQSIETREWASDMVADPKGGFYVAKFGALDMGPEASSPKALMGFRSASNDDGSVLKVSADGRSISQFATGFRGPYLGIHPEKGWVTGSDQQGHYMPSTPIMLIREGDYFGVPATAHRDPIPETTPPITWIPHGADRSGVGQIWVTSDKMGPLNDQMLHLSYGRPGLFLVKVDSSSSIVQGGASVIPGIYPAPTMKGTVNPKDGLVYFAGFSLWGHNSDALSAFLRLRYTGEESLLPVDYKVREGGILLRFGQELDMAAATDLASYQVKRWNYLRTEKYGSGHYQLNGEVGEENMPVLAAHLSEDKKAVFLVVPNIDIVMQMEVAFDLKTVSGTSWSDKVWMTVNAVNEANLKAEGFGSLNPADLIENFDPTLVAGKEEGKADAIKGKEIFLKYGCVACHAIDDNVAGKIGPSVKGLYGAKREFKDGTTATADDAYIKESIIDPGAKVVKGREGEMPSFLGLLSDQDIESVILYFKTLK; from the coding sequence ATGAAACACACTGATACTGTTGCCACGTATTTTTTTAAACGGCCGAAAACAAGGAATTTCTTCGGTACGCTTTCCATAATATTATTAATGCTATCTGCCTGTGGTGAAGCTGAAAAGGAAAACTTGATAACTTCAGTAAATTTTGAAGAACAAAGTTTTGCCCCATTTGTGGAGCCTTCTTTTCCTTATATCACCACTTCCTTTGATGGCAGGGAGTTGGGAGCAGGTTTTCCTAAGAACAATATTTCTGGTCGCGTTTTGGCCATTAAATTAGGGAATGATGCTTATGCATGTTTCGATACCGATATGTTGCGTTGGTCGGTGGCTTGGACTGGAGAGTTTATGCCAATGGTAACCATGGCTCAGGTATCCTATGCAGATTTTCACAATAAAGGGAATCAAATCCCAACAATAGGAGGAGATCCAAAATTGGCTACGGGAACTTACCCAGGTTGGTCTATTGGACAGCCCTCGATTAAAGACCCAAGAAAACCATCACCTCACCCTGAAAGCCCTGCTTGGGGTGCTATACCTGCCGAGATAGGGAGATATGGAGGTATTTACCCAATAGAAGACAAAGTCATCCTATCTTATACAGTAGGGAATACCCTTGTTTATGAATTACCGGGTAGCCTGGTTCATGAGGGACTTCCCGTTTTCAGCAGAAGATTTGCCATGGCAGCTTCTGATAAAAAGACATTCCTAATGGCTGCTGAGATCACCGATATCAGCAATGTAGAATTGGTTGACAATCAGATTTTGGTTTATCATGGGGAAAAAGTGACCGCCATGGGGTTAGCCAATGGTAGTGAAGGTGTGACGCTTTCCGTTGAAGACAATAGGTATTTGGTAGTGGAAGTTGCTGAACATGCCACTACGGTTGATTTTGAATTAATGCTTTGGAATGGGGCAGCTTCTGAAAAAGATAAATTTGCAGGAGTATTGGCTAATGAATTGTCTACTCTTCCAGATTTTGAAAACGGAACCACACCTTATTGGGAAGAAGAAGTGCTGACCAAAGGCCAGGTTTCGCCTGATACCGCAGCTTTTGTAACAGACCGATTGACCTTACCGGTTCCAAATCCTTGGAAACGAAATGTTAGAATGGTGGATGTTAGTTTTCTTAGCGATTCCGAGGCTGTAATGGTTACCTTTGAAGGGGATGTATGGAAAATAGCAGGCATAAATGAAGACTTGGATCGTTTGGTATGGACCAGAGTTGCCTCAGGACTCTATGAGCCGCAGAGTATAGAAGTTGTAAATGGTGAAATCTACGTATATGGTAAGGATGGAATCACCCGACTACATGACCTGAATGGTGATGGGGTGGCTGATTTTTATGAAAACTTCTCCAATATCATGGCACAATCCATAGAAACCCGTGAATGGGCCAGCGATATGGTGGCTGATCCAAAAGGAGGGTTTTATGTGGCCAAGTTTGGGGCTTTGGATATGGGACCTGAAGCCTCTTCCCCTAAAGCCCTAATGGGTTTTAGATCAGCTTCAAATGATGATGGATCTGTACTTAAAGTTTCCGCAGATGGTAGAAGTATTAGTCAGTTTGCTACTGGATTTAGAGGACCTTACCTAGGGATTCATCCTGAAAAAGGTTGGGTTACAGGTTCTGATCAACAAGGGCATTATATGCCTTCTACACCAATTATGTTGATTAGAGAGGGAGACTATTTTGGTGTTCCTGCCACTGCCCATAGAGATCCTATTCCTGAAACCACTCCTCCAATAACCTGGATTCCTCACGGTGCAGACCGTTCTGGAGTAGGTCAAATATGGGTTACGTCTGATAAGATGGGCCCACTCAACGATCAAATGCTTCATTTGTCTTATGGCAGACCAGGATTGTTTTTGGTGAAAGTGGACAGTAGCTCTTCCATCGTACAAGGTGGAGCATCTGTGATACCTGGAATTTATCCAGCGCCTACCATGAAAGGTACGGTTAACCCTAAAGATGGTCTGGTTTATTTCGCAGGTTTTTCTTTATGGGGACACAATTCTGATGCTTTAAGTGCCTTTTTAAGATTGAGGTATACGGGTGAGGAAAGTTTACTGCCTGTAGATTATAAAGTCCGCGAAGGCGGGATATTATTAAGATTTGGTCAAGAATTAGATATGGCTGCGGCCACAGATTTGGCAAGCTACCAAGTCAAAAGATGGAATTACTTGCGAACAGAAAAATATGGTTCAGGGCATTATCAATTGAATGGAGAAGTAGGTGAGGAAAATATGCCAGTATTGGCTGCACACCTGTCGGAAGACAAGAAAGCTGTTTTTCTTGTAGTTCCAAATATTGACATTGTAATGCAAATGGAAGTAGCATTTGACCTTAAAACAGTATCCGGTACTTCATGGTCTGATAAGGTTTGGATGACTGTAAATGCAGTAAATGAAGCCAATCTCAAGGCGGAGGGCTTTGGAAGTCTAAACCCTGCAGACCTGATCGAAAACTTTGATCCTACCTTGGTGGCAGGTAAAGAAGAAGGAAAAGCGGATGCGATCAAAGGGAAAGAAATATTCCTGAAATACGGATGTGTCGCCTGTCATGCGATTGACGACAATGTAGCTGGAAAAATTGGTCCAAGCGTGAAAGGATTATATGGCGCCAAAAGAGAGTTTAAAGATGGGACTACTGCCACTGCAGACGATGCCTATATCAAAGAGTCCATCATTGATCCGGGTGCGAAAGTAGTAAAAGGTAGAGAAGGGGAGATGCCTTCTTTCCTAGGATTACTTTCCGATCAGGACATCGAATCTGTTATCTTGTATTTCAAAACCTTAAAATAA